The following are encoded together in the Pseudomonas sediminis genome:
- the rplX gene encoding 50S ribosomal protein L24, with protein MQKIRRDDEIIVIAGKDKGKRGKVLKVLADDRLVVGGINLVKRHTKPNPMSGVQGGIVEKEAPLHASNVAIFNSETNKADRVGFKTEDGKKIRVFKSTQKPVGA; from the coding sequence ATGCAAAAGATTCGTCGTGACGACGAGATCATCGTGATCGCCGGTAAAGACAAAGGTAAGCGCGGTAAGGTGCTCAAGGTTCTCGCTGACGACCGTCTGGTCGTCGGTGGCATCAACCTGGTGAAGCGTCATACCAAGCCGAACCCGATGTCGGGCGTTCAAGGCGGTATCGTCGAGAAAGAAGCGCCTCTGCACGCTTCCAACGTTGCCATCTTCAACTCTGAAACCAACAAGGCTGACCGCGTTGGCTTCAAGACCGAAGACGGCAAGAAAATTCGTGTCTTCAAGTCCACCCAGAAGC
- the rplN gene encoding 50S ribosomal protein L14 — MIQTQSMLDVADNSGARRVMCIKVLGGSHRRYAGIGDIIKVTVKEAIPRGKVKKGQVMTAVVVRTRHGVRRADGSIIRFDGNAAVLLNNKQEPIGTRIFGPVTRELRSEKFMKIVSLAPEVL, encoded by the coding sequence ATGATTCAGACTCAATCCATGCTCGATGTTGCTGACAACAGCGGTGCACGTCGCGTTATGTGCATCAAGGTGCTGGGTGGCTCTCATCGTCGCTACGCCGGCATCGGCGACATCATCAAGGTCACCGTCAAGGAAGCAATTCCGCGCGGCAAAGTGAAGAAAGGTCAGGTCATGACCGCAGTGGTTGTTCGTACCCGTCACGGCGTTCGTCGTGCCGACGGTTCGATCATCCGCTTCGACGGCAACGCTGCTGTTCTGCTGAACAACAAGCAAGAGCCGATTGGTACCCGTATCTTCGGGCCAGTGACCCGTGAACTGCGTTCCGAGAAGTTCATGAAGATCGTCTCGCTCGCCCCTGAAGTGCTTTAA
- the rpsQ gene encoding 30S ribosomal protein S17 — translation MAEAEKTVRTLTGRVVSDKMDKTITVLIERRVKHPIYGKYVKRSTKLHAHDETNQCKIGDKVSICETRPQSKTKSWALVEVVERAVDV, via the coding sequence ATGGCTGAAGCCGAAAAAACAGTCCGTACGCTGACCGGCCGTGTTGTCAGCGACAAGATGGACAAGACCATCACCGTTCTGATCGAGCGCCGCGTCAAGCACCCGATCTACGGTAAATACGTCAAGCGTTCGACCAAACTGCACGCTCACGACGAAACCAACCAGTGCAAGATCGGCGACAAGGTTTCCATTTGCGAAACCCGTCCGCAGTCCAAGACCAAGTCCTGGGCTCTGGTTGAAGTCGTCGAACGCGCAGTTGACGTCTAA
- the rpmC gene encoding 50S ribosomal protein L29 produces MKATELREKTAQQLNEQLLGLLRDQFNLRMQKATGQLGQSHLLSQVKRDIARVKTVLNQQAGK; encoded by the coding sequence ATGAAAGCGACCGAACTTCGTGAAAAAACCGCACAGCAACTGAACGAGCAACTGCTCGGTCTGCTGCGCGACCAGTTCAATCTGCGTATGCAGAAAGCAACTGGCCAGTTGGGGCAGTCTCACCTGCTCTCGCAAGTTAAGCGCGACATCGCTCGTGTGAAAACTGTGCTCAACCAGCAGGCAGGTAAGTGA
- the rplP gene encoding 50S ribosomal protein L16 yields the protein MLQPKRTKFRKQMTGHNRGLAQRGSKVSFGEFALKSVARGRLTARQIESARRALTRHVKRGGKIWIRVFPDKPVTKKPLEVRMGKGKGGVEYWVAQIQPGKVLYEIEGVSEELAREAFALAAAKLPLATTFVKRTVM from the coding sequence ATGTTGCAACCAAAGCGTACGAAGTTCCGCAAGCAGATGACCGGCCACAACCGTGGTCTGGCTCAGCGCGGTAGCAAGGTCAGCTTCGGCGAGTTCGCGCTGAAGTCTGTAGCCCGCGGTCGTCTCACCGCCCGTCAGATCGAGTCCGCTCGTCGTGCTCTGACTCGTCACGTAAAACGTGGCGGCAAGATCTGGATTCGCGTATTCCCGGACAAGCCGGTTACCAAGAAGCCTCTCGAAGTGCGTATGGGTAAAGGTAAGGGTGGCGTCGAATATTGGGTAGCCCAGATCCAGCCAGGTAAAGTCCTGTACGAGATCGAAGGCGTTTCCGAAGAGCTGGCGCGTGAGGCTTTCGCCCTGGCTGCTGCAAAGCTGCCGCTCGCCACCACCTTTGTTAAGCGGACGGTGATGTGA
- the rpsC gene encoding 30S ribosomal protein S3, with protein MGQKVHPVGIRLGIVKDHTSVWYADGRTYADYLNADLKVRAYLQDKLKSASVSRIDIARPAQTARITIHTARPGIVIGKKGEDVEKLRQDLTKQMGVPVHINIEEIRKPELDGMLVAQSVAQQLERRVMFRRAMKRAVQNAMRIGAKGIKIQVSGRLGGAEIARTEWYREGRVPLHTLRADIDYATYEAHTTYGVIGVKVWIFKGEVIGGRTEELKPQAPAPRKAAKK; from the coding sequence ATGGGTCAGAAAGTACATCCCGTTGGCATCCGCCTGGGAATCGTCAAGGATCACACTTCGGTTTGGTATGCAGATGGTCGCACTTACGCCGACTACCTGAATGCCGACCTGAAGGTTCGTGCATACCTGCAAGACAAACTAAAAAGCGCGTCCGTTAGCCGTATCGACATCGCTCGCCCGGCTCAAACCGCACGCATCACCATCCACACCGCTCGTCCCGGCATCGTGATCGGCAAGAAAGGTGAAGATGTTGAGAAGCTGCGTCAGGACCTGACCAAGCAAATGGGTGTGCCGGTGCACATCAACATCGAAGAGATCCGCAAGCCGGAACTCGACGGTATGCTGGTTGCACAGAGCGTAGCTCAGCAGCTGGAGCGCCGCGTAATGTTCCGTCGCGCCATGAAGCGCGCCGTACAGAACGCCATGCGTATTGGTGCCAAGGGCATCAAGATCCAGGTGAGTGGTCGTCTTGGTGGCGCTGAAATCGCCCGTACCGAGTGGTATCGCGAAGGTCGTGTGCCCCTGCACACCCTGCGTGCAGATATCGATTACGCCACCTACGAAGCGCACACCACTTACGGTGTGATCGGCGTCAAGGTTTGGATCTTCAAGGGTGAGGTCATTGGTGGCCGCACTGAAGAGCTGAAGCCGCAAGCGCCCGCTCCTCGTAAAGCTGCTAAGAAATAA
- the rplV gene encoding 50S ribosomal protein L22, producing MEVAAKLSGARISAQKARLVADQIRGKKVGEALNLLAFSSKKAAEIMKKVLESAVANAEHNEGADVDDLKVSTVFVNEGRSLKRIMPRAKGRADRIVKRSCHITVKVADK from the coding sequence ATGGAAGTAGCCGCTAAGTTGTCGGGCGCTCGCATCTCCGCCCAGAAAGCTCGCCTGGTCGCCGACCAGATCCGCGGGAAGAAGGTGGGCGAAGCGCTCAACCTGCTGGCTTTCAGCAGCAAGAAAGCCGCCGAGATCATGAAGAAAGTGCTGGAGTCGGCCGTTGCCAACGCCGAGCACAACGAAGGCGCAGACGTTGATGACCTGAAGGTCAGCACCGTTTTCGTCAACGAAGGGCGTTCGCTTAAGCGCATCATGCCGCGTGCCAAAGGCCGTGCTGATCGCATCGTCAAGCGGTCTTGCCATATCACTGTCAAGGTTGCGGACAAGTAA